A region of Bacillus cabrialesii DNA encodes the following proteins:
- a CDS encoding UDP-glucose dehydrogenase family protein codes for MKICVVGAGYVGLTLSAALASIGHDMICTDKDVKKIEQLKNGDIPFYEPGLSDAVNHCGNLSFSTEVKSSMEECPVIFIAVGTPPRSDGSANTKALQSVISDLSDAIRSYKTIITKSTVPPGTNENIAKQLIASGVSERLFNIVSNPEFLREGNALHDMLHPDKTVIGVQEGDHVSAAIVKSIYKPIDTPYIITSLAGAELIKYANNFFLAAKISFINEMARICEAYQSDISDISRAIGLDPRIGGHFLQAGIGYGGSCFPKDLQALQFAAQEQNTETYLLQAVQNINDTQLGLYIKKIKSFFDTLHGKKAAVLGISFKPHTDDIRNSQAVRLMESLTELGCHVHAYDPEAVLPEHLQQHATQHSQAFDAIEESDFLFLATEWPEFLALDWKKAASTMKGRLVIDGRNVLKKELLEACGLICTGVGRP; via the coding sequence ATGAAAATTTGTGTGGTTGGCGCCGGATATGTCGGTTTAACCTTATCAGCGGCACTGGCATCCATCGGGCATGACATGATATGCACAGACAAAGACGTCAAAAAAATCGAGCAGCTGAAAAATGGAGACATTCCCTTTTACGAGCCTGGGCTTTCTGATGCAGTAAACCATTGCGGCAATCTCTCGTTTTCTACTGAAGTGAAATCGAGCATGGAGGAATGTCCCGTCATCTTTATCGCGGTCGGGACCCCTCCGCGTTCGGACGGATCAGCAAATACGAAAGCCCTGCAATCTGTCATCAGCGATTTGAGCGATGCGATCAGATCGTATAAAACCATCATTACGAAAAGCACTGTTCCGCCCGGGACAAATGAAAACATAGCAAAACAGCTGATTGCCTCCGGAGTTTCTGAAAGATTATTTAACATCGTATCCAATCCGGAGTTTCTGCGGGAAGGCAACGCCTTGCATGACATGCTTCATCCTGACAAAACGGTTATCGGTGTTCAGGAAGGAGACCACGTATCGGCAGCAATCGTCAAATCCATTTACAAACCCATTGACACCCCTTATATCATTACAAGCTTAGCAGGAGCAGAGCTGATCAAATACGCCAATAACTTCTTCTTAGCAGCCAAAATTTCGTTCATTAACGAAATGGCACGCATATGTGAAGCCTATCAATCAGATATCTCAGATATTTCCCGCGCCATCGGACTTGACCCGAGAATCGGAGGACACTTTTTGCAGGCCGGCATCGGATATGGCGGCTCTTGTTTTCCAAAGGATCTGCAGGCGCTGCAATTCGCCGCCCAGGAACAAAACACGGAGACCTATCTGCTTCAAGCCGTACAGAACATCAATGACACCCAGCTCGGCCTGTATATCAAAAAAATAAAGTCATTCTTCGATACACTTCACGGCAAAAAAGCGGCTGTGCTTGGCATTTCCTTCAAACCGCATACTGATGACATCAGGAATTCTCAAGCCGTCAGGCTGATGGAAAGTCTGACAGAGCTGGGATGTCATGTTCATGCTTATGATCCCGAAGCTGTTCTTCCAGAACATTTGCAGCAACATGCGACTCAGCATTCTCAAGCTTTTGACGCGATAGAAGAGAGTGACTTTTTATTTTTGGCGACAGAATGGCCTGAATTTTTAGCATTAGATTGGAAAAAGGCTGCAAGCACGATGAAAGGGCGTCTTGTAATCGACGGACGCAACGTGCTAAAAAAAGAACTACTCGAGGCTTGCGGCCTGATCTGCACGGGAGTTGGCCGCCCATGA
- a CDS encoding glycosyltransferase family 4 protein — protein sequence MKLAFICTEKLPAPAVRGGAIQMMIDGVTPYFSSRYDLTIFSIEDPSLPKRETKNGVQYIHLPKEHYREAVAEELRASSFDLIHVFNRPLNVSLYKKAAPNSKIVLSLHNEMFSEKKMTFAQGKEVIANVSMITTVSEFIKQTVIERFPEAEDITKVVYSGVDIRSYPPVWTIKGSAVREAYRKKYGIEDKKVILFAGRLSPTKGPHLLIHSMKRILQQHPDAVLVIAGGKWFSDDGENQYVTYLRKLALPYREHVIFTKFIPADDIPNLFLMADVFVCSSQWNEPLARVNYEAMAAGTPLITTNRGGNGEVVKHEVNGLVIDSYNKPSSFAKAIDRAFTDQQLMNKITKNGRHRVESSFTFNHAAKRLNAVYESILAPENKQFPPPFLTQNLDLSFINQLFVKAKS from the coding sequence ATGAAGCTTGCCTTTATCTGTACAGAAAAGCTGCCGGCGCCCGCGGTACGCGGCGGCGCTATTCAAATGATGATTGACGGTGTCACGCCTTATTTCAGCAGCCGGTACGATCTCACCATTTTTTCAATAGAAGATCCATCGCTCCCAAAAAGAGAAACGAAAAACGGCGTACAATATATCCATCTGCCAAAAGAGCATTACCGCGAGGCGGTAGCCGAGGAGCTGCGAGCCTCTTCCTTTGACCTTATTCATGTGTTCAACAGGCCTTTAAATGTCTCTTTATATAAAAAAGCCGCACCAAACAGCAAGATTGTTCTGAGCCTTCACAACGAAATGTTTTCTGAAAAAAAGATGACCTTCGCACAAGGAAAAGAAGTAATCGCCAATGTCTCCATGATCACAACCGTCAGCGAATTTATTAAACAAACCGTCATTGAACGTTTCCCTGAAGCCGAGGACATCACAAAAGTCGTATATTCCGGCGTTGACATCCGCTCTTATCCGCCTGTCTGGACGATAAAAGGTTCGGCTGTCAGAGAGGCATACCGAAAAAAATACGGCATTGAGGATAAAAAAGTCATTTTATTCGCCGGCCGTTTAAGCCCGACAAAAGGGCCGCACCTTCTCATCCACAGCATGAAACGGATTTTGCAGCAGCATCCCGACGCTGTGCTGGTCATAGCAGGCGGGAAGTGGTTCAGTGATGACGGCGAAAACCAATATGTAACCTATCTGCGAAAGCTGGCGCTGCCATACAGAGAGCACGTGATCTTTACGAAATTCATCCCCGCAGACGACATTCCCAACCTCTTTCTGATGGCGGATGTATTTGTGTGCAGCTCCCAGTGGAATGAACCCCTCGCCCGCGTGAATTATGAAGCCATGGCAGCAGGAACGCCCTTAATTACCACAAACCGGGGCGGAAACGGCGAGGTCGTAAAACACGAAGTCAACGGCCTCGTTATCGACAGCTACAACAAGCCTTCTTCATTTGCGAAAGCAATTGACAGAGCCTTTACTGATCAACAATTAATGAACAAAATCACAAAAAACGGCCGTCACCGTGTAGAATCTTCATTTACCTTTAACCATGCTGCCAAACGGCTTAATGCCGTTTATGAATCGATTCTGGCACCGGAAAACAAACAATTTCCGCCGCCTTTTCTGACGCAAAACCTAGATTTATCATTTATAAACCAGCTTTTTGTGAAAGCAAAATCATAA
- a CDS encoding NAD-dependent epimerase/dehydratase family protein, with the protein MKILVTGAAGFIGSHLCEELLKDETHHVIGIDDFIGPTPFSLKLKNLEVLLPEKRFTFIKENLLTADLSPLLEGVDVIYHLAAIPGVRSSWGNHFHPYAAHNIQALQRLLEACREHPVQTFVFASTSSVYGEKQGKVSEDASLSPLSPYGVTKLTGEKLCHVYQQSFGIPIVILRFFTVYGPRQRPDMAFHRLIKQHLLQKPLTIFGDGQQSRDFTYIDDCIKGITAVLGKPRLIGETVNIGGAERASVLKIVSLIEDISGKKATLHFSDKIAGEPSKTWADISKAKQLLHYDPATSLKDGLANEIAYLSSLYQGE; encoded by the coding sequence ATGAAAATACTCGTTACAGGAGCAGCGGGATTTATCGGCTCCCACCTCTGCGAAGAATTGCTAAAGGATGAAACACATCACGTTATCGGAATCGACGACTTTATCGGACCGACTCCATTTTCCTTAAAATTAAAAAACCTTGAAGTCTTGCTGCCAGAAAAACGATTTACGTTCATAAAGGAAAATCTGCTGACAGCAGATCTTTCTCCCTTGCTGGAAGGAGTGGACGTCATCTATCATTTGGCGGCCATACCCGGTGTCCGCTCAAGCTGGGGCAATCATTTTCACCCATATGCCGCACATAATATACAAGCGCTCCAAAGGCTCCTTGAGGCATGCCGGGAACATCCGGTTCAAACGTTCGTCTTTGCTTCCACCTCTTCCGTCTACGGCGAAAAACAAGGGAAAGTCAGTGAAGACGCGTCGCTTTCCCCTTTGTCCCCGTACGGCGTAACAAAGCTTACGGGCGAAAAGCTTTGCCATGTGTATCAGCAAAGCTTTGGCATTCCAATTGTGATTCTCCGTTTCTTTACCGTATACGGGCCGAGACAGCGGCCGGACATGGCTTTTCACCGGCTCATCAAGCAGCACCTTCTGCAAAAGCCGCTCACCATATTCGGCGATGGACAGCAGTCAAGAGATTTCACCTATATTGACGACTGTATCAAAGGCATCACCGCTGTTCTCGGGAAACCCCGCCTTATTGGTGAAACAGTGAATATCGGGGGCGCAGAGCGTGCCTCAGTCTTAAAGATTGTCTCCCTCATTGAAGACATTTCCGGTAAAAAAGCAACACTGCACTTTTCGGACAAAATAGCAGGGGAACCGAGCAAAACGTGGGCGGATATTTCAAAAGCAAAACAGCTCTTGCATTACGATCCCGCCACGTCCCTAAAGGATGGTTTGGCGAACGAAATCGCCTATTTATCGTCGCTGTATCAGGGGGAATGA
- the cotS gene encoding spore coat putative kinase CotS, translating to MYQKEHEEQIVSDILSYYPFQIEHVALKSNKSGRKIWEIQTDQGPKLLKEAQMKPERMLFITQAHAHLQEKGLPVAPIHQTKNGGSCLGTDQVSYSLYDEVTGKEMIYYDAEQMKKVMSFAGHFHHASKGYVCTDESKKRSRLGKWHKLYRWKLQELEGNMQIAASYPDDLFSQTFLKHADKMLARGKEALQALDESEYENWTKETHEHGGFCFQDFTLARLTEIDGEPFLKELHSITYDLPSRDLRILLNKVMVKLSVWDIDFMVELLAAYDAVYPLTEKQYEVLWIDLAFPHLFCAIGHKYYLKQKKTWSDEKYNWALQNMISVEESKDAFLDKLPELYKKIKAYREAN from the coding sequence GTGTACCAAAAAGAGCATGAAGAACAGATTGTGTCCGATATTCTCAGCTATTATCCGTTCCAGATCGAACATGTGGCGCTGAAATCAAACAAAAGCGGGCGGAAAATCTGGGAGATACAAACCGATCAAGGCCCAAAGCTATTAAAAGAAGCGCAGATGAAACCGGAGCGGATGCTTTTTATCACTCAGGCACATGCCCATTTACAAGAGAAAGGGCTGCCGGTAGCGCCGATTCATCAAACAAAAAATGGCGGGAGCTGCTTAGGAACGGATCAGGTCTCTTACAGTTTATATGACGAAGTGACAGGAAAAGAAATGATTTACTATGATGCAGAGCAAATGAAAAAGGTCATGTCATTCGCCGGCCATTTTCATCATGCGTCAAAAGGATATGTTTGCACAGATGAAAGCAAGAAAAGAAGCAGGCTTGGCAAATGGCATAAATTGTACCGGTGGAAACTGCAGGAATTAGAAGGGAATATGCAGATCGCGGCGTCTTATCCTGATGACTTATTTTCGCAAACTTTCTTAAAACACGCTGATAAAATGCTGGCAAGAGGAAAAGAAGCTCTGCAAGCGCTTGATGAGTCAGAGTATGAAAACTGGACAAAAGAAACGCATGAACATGGCGGATTCTGTTTTCAGGATTTTACATTGGCGCGTTTGACAGAGATTGACGGGGAGCCTTTTTTAAAGGAGCTTCACTCGATTACCTATGATTTGCCGTCAAGAGATCTTCGCATTCTGCTGAATAAAGTCATGGTTAAGCTTTCTGTCTGGGATATCGATTTCATGGTGGAGCTGCTTGCAGCCTATGATGCAGTGTATCCGCTCACAGAGAAACAGTACGAGGTGCTGTGGATTGATCTCGCGTTTCCGCATCTGTTCTGTGCAATCGGCCATAAGTATTATTTGAAGCAAAAGAAAACGTGGTCAGATGAGAAGTACAACTGGGCGCTGCAAAATATGATTTCTGTTGAAGAATCCAAAGATGCGTTTTTGGATAAACTGCCGGAGCTGTATAAAAAAATAAAAGCGTATCGGGAGGCGAATTGA